From the Natrarchaeobaculum aegyptiacum genome, one window contains:
- a CDS encoding DUF7551 domain-containing protein translates to MVGATLDDIRRYVESLASDSGEYGLICGRTGERPVPAAGLTFETRATARAAARATEQYRAALRRYDPQLPYYDVIACQRPYDGVGADGFVSPETGRSIESDTCTEPSTIDFCHAVAGAVFEAVAASSHADVERAIMDTYFDVAESTSHPDELCLTLVESMATELETALEPAAQLELLQSAATRLPSSQPTGPPLEATLSRLQAVAAVTGYSLEPTPATGSRRGSWSVTLEQYAFGRSADRLVTLPLGLELLRRQPGDGLAISSVERVADRSASWRLVVSSTAPSAANGIVRATPGCEP, encoded by the coding sequence ATGGTCGGCGCGACACTCGACGACATCCGGCGGTACGTCGAATCGCTCGCGAGCGATTCGGGCGAATACGGTCTCATCTGTGGGCGAACGGGCGAACGTCCCGTTCCCGCAGCGGGACTCACGTTCGAGACGCGGGCGACCGCCCGCGCGGCCGCGAGAGCGACCGAACAGTATCGGGCGGCGCTCAGGCGGTACGATCCACAGCTTCCGTACTACGACGTGATCGCCTGCCAGCGTCCGTACGACGGCGTCGGGGCCGACGGGTTCGTCAGCCCCGAGACGGGCCGGTCGATCGAGTCGGACACGTGCACTGAGCCGTCGACGATCGACTTCTGTCACGCGGTCGCTGGCGCGGTCTTTGAGGCCGTCGCGGCGTCGTCACACGCCGACGTCGAACGGGCGATCATGGACACCTACTTCGACGTCGCCGAGTCGACGAGCCACCCGGACGAACTGTGTCTCACGCTCGTCGAGAGCATGGCGACGGAACTCGAGACGGCACTCGAGCCCGCAGCACAGCTCGAACTCCTCCAGTCTGCCGCGACACGGCTTCCATCGTCCCAGCCGACCGGGCCGCCGCTCGAGGCCACCCTCTCGCGACTCCAGGCCGTCGCGGCAGTCACTGGTTATTCGCTGGAACCGACGCCAGCAACCGGGTCGAGACGTGGCTCCTGGAGCGTCACACTCGAGCAGTACGCCTTCGGTCGCTCGGCGGATCGACTCGTCACGCTTCCGCTCGGCCTCGAGTTGCTCCGACGGCAACCGGGTGACGGCCTCGCGATTTCGAGCGTCGAACGAGTGGCCGACCGGTCTGCATCGTGGCGACTCGTCGTCTCGTCGACGGCACCGTCGGCTGCGAACGGGATCGTTCGCGCGACGCCGGGGTGTGAGCCGTGA
- a CDS encoding non-histone chromosomal MC1 family protein: MVREDGKRNFALRESNGEESSVFSGNTPRQAALKAARRLEPGSSEDDAERVELRLREKGTDKVHIYDGWAWEQTAPDDKPDWMPDEITEANVSKKGIEHLDE; the protein is encoded by the coding sequence ATGGTACGTGAAGACGGTAAGCGAAACTTCGCACTGCGCGAGTCGAACGGGGAAGAGTCGAGCGTCTTTTCGGGGAATACACCACGCCAGGCGGCGCTGAAAGCCGCCCGGCGTCTCGAGCCGGGCTCGAGCGAGGACGACGCCGAGCGTGTCGAGCTCAGGCTCCGAGAGAAGGGCACGGACAAGGTACACATCTACGACGGCTGGGCGTGGGAGCAGACCGCGCCGGACGACAAGCCGGACTGGATGCCCGACGAGATCACCGAGGCGAACGTCTCGAAGAAGGGGATCGAACACCTGGACGAGTGA
- a CDS encoding bacteriorhodopsin: MIEFMDTYMLELSGLVLVAVTVALFAWTRSLPARCRRFGYAIVLAPGAMAIAYLLMTPVETQFGVETDFLRFIGYTVMWVPIVYVLAAVAGVGRTLFLTLLGIVLGRVWITLIAWFLDGILGLLATLVPFALLAAGIYLLFGPYTESATATTDARALLFDKLKYLVVLAWIGLVVNGLVAADGLGLIATDFVGQVAVVYVEILLVTAFGVLTLTNADALEDLADAGWTTDTVGSLERVDGAEPDAAG; encoded by the coding sequence ATGATCGAGTTCATGGATACGTATATGCTGGAACTCTCTGGGCTCGTTCTCGTCGCCGTGACGGTCGCGCTCTTCGCGTGGACGCGGTCGCTTCCGGCTCGCTGCCGGCGATTCGGCTACGCAATCGTCCTCGCACCCGGTGCGATGGCGATTGCGTACCTCCTGATGACGCCAGTCGAGACGCAGTTCGGGGTCGAGACTGACTTCCTTCGGTTCATCGGCTACACGGTGATGTGGGTGCCGATCGTCTACGTGCTCGCCGCCGTCGCCGGCGTCGGCCGAACGCTGTTCCTCACGCTCCTCGGAATCGTCCTTGGCCGAGTCTGGATCACCCTGATCGCCTGGTTCCTCGATGGCATCCTCGGGCTGCTCGCGACACTCGTCCCGTTCGCCCTGCTCGCCGCCGGCATCTACCTGCTGTTCGGGCCGTACACCGAGTCGGCGACCGCAACGACCGACGCACGAGCACTGCTGTTTGACAAGCTCAAGTACCTCGTCGTCCTCGCTTGGATCGGTCTCGTCGTCAACGGGCTCGTCGCTGCCGACGGACTCGGGCTCATCGCGACCGACTTCGTCGGCCAGGTCGCCGTCGTCTACGTCGAGATCCTCCTCGTCACCGCCTTCGGCGTGTTGACCCTGACGAACGCCGACGCGCTCGAGGACCTCGCCGACGCCGGCTGGACGACCGACACCGTCGGCTCCCTCGAGCGCGTCGACGGTGCCGAACCCGACGCCGCAGGCTGA
- a CDS encoding methyl-accepting chemotaxis protein: MVIDTLTPDRIRRRYSAKIAAMVGGVLVLTLAFAVLFGTHATTGPADEAETRAISAITGLVVVFIMNLGLLGIVLGGNVSLALRRLSDRTEEIGDGNFDVDLESDRVDEIGRLYDSIETMRDSLEGTLEDLEAEQQRAQQAQEAAETRADELEEERARLQETRQEVERQNEELVAEAQHFSEVMDACAEGDLSRRLDPSVDNEAMEAIATSFNEMLDRIGETIAEVKDAADTVETVSIELEDSSGEIRTASQEVASSVQEIADGAAEQSQHLDDAAGEVSELSAATEEVASTTSEIADQSEQVATLTDEGQEAASEVATNIDELVDNTETVVDTADALADETEQIEEIIALIDDIADQTNLLALNASIEAATAGEAGSGFAVVADEIKSLAEETMSAVDDIETTLESIRDRTETTADEISEVDSSMKETATVVDDLESRLETIATEMDAVDGSIQQIARTADDQADAAQELSVIVDDVGQVADETSDKAQQVAAASQETSATVDSVSQTATDLGDDAEDLRQLIDAFTIDRESRRPQAAVSTDGGKRP; the protein is encoded by the coding sequence ATGGTGATCGATACACTCACTCCGGATCGGATACGCAGGCGGTACAGTGCGAAGATCGCCGCGATGGTGGGGGGCGTTCTCGTCCTTACGCTCGCCTTCGCGGTTCTCTTCGGAACTCACGCAACGACGGGACCAGCAGACGAAGCCGAAACGCGAGCCATCTCCGCGATAACGGGGCTGGTCGTCGTGTTTATCATGAACCTCGGCCTGCTCGGCATCGTCCTCGGTGGCAACGTCTCGCTGGCGCTGCGCCGACTCAGCGATCGCACTGAAGAGATCGGCGACGGAAACTTCGACGTCGACCTCGAGAGCGACCGGGTCGACGAGATCGGCCGTCTCTACGACTCGATCGAAACGATGCGTGATTCTCTGGAGGGGACCCTCGAGGACCTGGAGGCCGAACAGCAGCGGGCCCAGCAGGCCCAGGAAGCGGCCGAAACGCGTGCGGACGAACTCGAGGAAGAACGAGCGCGTCTCCAGGAAACCCGTCAAGAGGTCGAACGCCAGAACGAGGAACTCGTCGCGGAGGCCCAGCACTTCTCCGAAGTGATGGACGCGTGTGCAGAGGGTGACCTGAGCCGACGACTCGACCCGTCGGTCGACAACGAAGCGATGGAGGCGATCGCGACCTCGTTCAACGAGATGCTCGATCGGATCGGCGAGACGATCGCCGAAGTGAAAGATGCCGCCGACACGGTCGAGACCGTCTCGATCGAACTCGAGGACTCGAGTGGGGAGATCCGCACGGCCAGCCAGGAAGTCGCCTCCTCGGTGCAAGAGATCGCCGACGGTGCAGCCGAACAGTCACAGCACCTCGACGACGCTGCCGGTGAGGTCAGCGAACTGTCCGCCGCGACCGAAGAGGTCGCCTCGACCACCAGCGAGATCGCTGACCAGTCCGAACAGGTCGCGACGCTGACCGACGAGGGACAGGAGGCCGCTTCCGAGGTGGCGACGAACATCGACGAACTGGTCGACAACACGGAGACGGTCGTCGACACCGCGGATGCGCTCGCCGACGAGACCGAACAGATCGAGGAGATCATCGCGCTCATCGACGATATCGCCGACCAGACGAACCTGCTCGCACTCAACGCTTCGATCGAGGCCGCGACGGCGGGCGAGGCCGGTAGCGGTTTCGCCGTCGTCGCCGACGAGATCAAGTCCCTCGCCGAAGAGACCATGTCCGCCGTCGACGACATCGAGACCACCCTCGAGTCGATCAGAGACCGGACGGAGACGACCGCCGACGAAATCTCGGAGGTCGACTCGAGCATGAAGGAGACGGCGACCGTCGTCGACGACCTCGAGTCTCGACTCGAGACGATCGCGACCGAGATGGACGCCGTCGACGGGAGCATCCAGCAGATCGCTCGCACGGCCGACGATCAGGCCGATGCCGCCCAGGAGCTGTCGGTCATCGTCGACGACGTGGGGCAGGTTGCAGACGAGACCAGCGACAAGGCTCAGCAGGTGGCTGCTGCCTCACAGGAGACCAGCGCGACGGTCGACTCCGTCTCCCAGACCGCGACCGACCTCGGCGACGACGCAGAGGACCTCCGTCAGCTGATCGACGCGTTCACGATCGACCGCGAGTCCCGGCGGCCACAGGCCGCCGTGAGCACAGATGGAGGTAAGCGGCCATGA
- the pheA gene encoding prephenate dehydratase, with protein MAIVTLGPEGTYSHRAARAIAHGDEITFRQSVTAIVEAVSGGECDRGVVPIENSIEGSVTETLDALADHDVAVVREVVTPIRHALLAQGESFDTIASHSQALAQCRPYLEREYPDATLEAVASTAQGVEFAREDPQVAGIGHPANAENGLEVLAEDIQEQDSNATRFFAIAPADQRSDGGGKTTLVVYPNTNYPGLLLELLEPFADRDVNLSRVESRPSGRRLGDYMFHVDVEAGLYESRTQEAIEELEALAEDGWVRRLGSYDTEHVVE; from the coding sequence ATGGCTATAGTGACACTCGGTCCCGAAGGGACCTATTCCCATCGTGCAGCGCGAGCGATCGCTCACGGTGACGAGATTACCTTCCGCCAGTCCGTGACCGCGATCGTGGAAGCCGTCTCCGGTGGCGAGTGCGACCGCGGCGTCGTCCCGATCGAGAACAGTATCGAGGGATCGGTCACCGAGACGCTCGACGCCCTCGCCGACCACGACGTCGCCGTCGTCCGCGAGGTCGTCACGCCGATCAGACACGCCCTCCTCGCCCAGGGCGAGAGCTTCGACACGATCGCCAGTCACTCACAGGCGCTCGCACAGTGTCGCCCCTACCTCGAGCGGGAGTATCCCGACGCCACTCTCGAGGCCGTCGCGAGCACGGCCCAGGGCGTCGAGTTCGCCCGTGAGGACCCGCAGGTCGCGGGGATCGGACACCCGGCGAACGCCGAGAACGGACTCGAGGTGCTGGCCGAAGACATCCAGGAGCAGGATTCGAACGCGACCCGATTCTTCGCGATCGCACCGGCCGATCAGCGGTCCGACGGTGGCGGCAAGACCACTCTGGTCGTCTACCCGAACACGAACTATCCCGGGCTCTTGCTCGAGCTGCTCGAGCCGTTCGCCGACCGGGACGTCAACCTCTCTCGCGTGGAATCACGGCCCAGCGGCCGCCGCCTCGGCGATTACATGTTCCACGTCGACGTCGAGGCCGGACTCTACGAGAGCCGGACACAGGAGGCCATCGAAGAGCTCGAAGCGCTGGCCGAAGACGGGTGGGTTCGACGGCTCGGCTCCTACGACACCGAACACGTCGTCGAGTGA